GGTCGGCGTGCGTGGTGCCGTAAATCGGGATATCGCGTTGCGCCTGAGCCCAAGCCGTAGCGTAAGTAGAATGCGTATGCACAATGCCACCAATTTTGTCCCAATGTTTGTACAGCACCGCGTGAGTTTTAGTATCCGAAGAAGGACGTAACTTTCCAGCTACGGTATTGCCGTCGAAATCCACAATAACCATTTTTTCAGGAGTCAGGTCTTCGTAGGGTACGCCGCTGGGTTTAATGGCAAAAACACCCTGGCTGCGGTCAGCGGCGCTTACGTTGCCAAAAGTAAATAGTACTAATCCTAATTTAGGTAATTGCATATTGGCCCGGTAGGCCTCTTCCTGAATGTGGGCGTAGGTACTCATGTTTTTTAATTGTTACTATTTTCGGCCGTTTCCAGGGCATCTTCTTTTTGCTTTTCCTCGTTGGTGTGTGGCTCCTGGGCTTTAGTACCCGTTTCGGGCAAGTCTGATATTAAAGGTGATTTTACGACGCGTAACTGACCTTCCACAAATCCGCCTAAAGCAGTATATTTTTCATAGCGTTGGGCATACACTTTAGCCCGTTCAGCATTAGGGAAGTATTCGGCATCAAAGCCTTGCCCCATGGCGGCCATAGCTTCTTCTACCCGAGGGTAAATCCCGGCCGCCGTAGCGGCAAACATAGCAGCCCCAATCGCGCAGGTTTGTTCCGATTTATGAATCCGGATAGGCATATTCATTACATCGGCCATCATTTGCATAATAAACGGCGATTTTTTAGCGACACCGCCTAAGCCAATTAAGCCTTTCACCGGCACGCCTTGTTCGTTAAAGCGGTCTACTATATTTTTAGCGCCAAAGCAAGTAGCTTCAACCAAGGCCCGGAAAATACGGGGAGCATCGCTGCCTAAACCCAGACCCGAAATAGCACCTTTTAAAAGCTGATTGGCATCGGGAGTTCGCCGGCCATTGAGCCAATCGAGGGCGTATTCCAGATTTTCGGACACCGGTATTTTGGCTGCTTCCGCGCTAAGCTCCGGAATAATGCGACCAGAAATCTCGGCTATTAAATCATTTGCGGTTTCGGCGTTAATTACTTTAGATTGAGCAAGCAGTTGTTGCAGTGGCCAGAGCAAAACTTTTTTAAACCAGGCGTAGGTATCCCCAAAAGCCGATTGACCAGCCTCCATGCCCATCATGCCCGGAATAACCGAACCCGGCACTTGGCCGCAAATGCCATTTACTAATTTATCTTTTACTTCATCCAGAGGGGCTACCAACATGTCGCAGGTAGAAGTGCCCATTACTTTGCTCAGGTGATATGGTTCTACCTGACCGCCCACAGCGCCCATGTGCGCATCGAAAGCCCCTACTCCTACTACAACGTCGGTAGATAGCCCTAATCGTTCGGCCCATTCCGAACTAAGATTACCAGCAGGTTTATCAGAAGAGTAAGCATCCGTAAATAACCGCTCGCGGAAACCAGAAAGTAAGTTGTCTAAAGAGGCAAAGAACTCTTCGGGGGGTAAACCGTTAAACTCCGTTGCCCATAACGATTTATGACCGGCCGCGCACACGCTGCGTTTCATATCCTGAACTTCGGTACCACCAGTAAGCAGAAAAGGAATCCAATCGCAGTGTTCTACCCAGGAATAGGCAGCGGCTCGCACTTGTTCGTCGGCGCGTAAAGTCCGCAGTAACTTGGCCCAGAACCACTCCGAAGAATAAATCCCGCCCACGTATTGCAGGTAGTTAATATCAAAATTTTTAGCGTGTTCGTTTATTTCGGCGGCTTCGTTTACGGCGGTATGGTCTTTCCAGAGCACAAACATGGCATGTGGGTTTTCTTCAAAACCCGGCAGTAATGCCAGCGGCGTACCCGATTTATCCACGGCCACCGGCGTAGACCCCGTAGTATCTACGGCAATACCTTTAACCGCCGCAGCTACTTCCGGTCCGGCTTGCGCCAGACAAGCTTTAACCGTGTGTTCCAAACCTTCGATATAATCCAAAGGATGTTGCCGGAACTGATTTTCGGTGGGGATGCAATATAAACCTTGTTGCCAGCGGGGGTACTGGTACACGACGGCGGCTACTTCCTGTCCGTTAAGCGCGTTCACCACTACCGACCGTACCGAATCCGTGCCGTAATCAATCCCAATTACATATGCCTCTTTTTCCATAAAACAATTTAAAATGTCAAATTAACGCTTATTATTTTCAGAAAAAAATATCCGCTTTCTTTTCGGCCATTTTTAACAAAATAATTTTATAGAAAAAGGGCTATTTCGAGGTACTATCCTGATTGGCGCTCTGGGCAGAGTCTATCGGGTTTTCGGAAGCGTTCGGAGTGCCGTATTCGGAATTAATGGGATTGGTTGTACTGGAATCCGAGTTGACCGTTGTGCCGGATTCAGTGGAGGTGTTATTAGCACCGGACTTTTCGTTTGAACAAGCAGATAACCAAACGCCTGTTGTAACACTAATTATTAAAAGTAATTTCTTCATAGCTTTACTGGATCAGTGAACGAAAATTTTTAAAATTTTTACAAACTAACGGTTATACCTGCAACCTGTTTTGGGACTACTTGTACGTTTTTGGGCTAGGCGATAAATTAAAATTTACTAAAAGAGATAAACAGAAACCTAAACTGGGTATTCTAAAAATTTTAATGTAGCGCTAACTATTATGAAGTTAAGTAACTTGCTAAAGTATAGTACTTTAATTGTTGTCGGAATTATTGAATAAAGCATTGATATTTAATTCAATAATCACAAAAAATCTAACATCTAATATCTAAATACTAGTGTCTCTTTTCTTATTATACCAGAAATTTATCCGGATTGGGGATGAATTTTAAAAATGCCTGGAAGTTTTCGGAGTATTTCCGCTTATCCAATTTATAGTAAAAGGCGCCTTTGCGGGAGTTTTCTTTGTCTTTTTCGTTTTGCTTCACCAGCAAACCAGTCGATAAAAGTTTCCGGCTGAAATTCCGTTTATCAAATTCAGCTTCGTATAGACCTTCGTACAGGGCTTGTAATTGCGGAATAGTAAATTTCTCGGGTAATAATTCAAACAACACCGGATGCAAAGCAGCTTTGTAGCGCAGTCGTTTTTTTGCTAATTCTACCATTTCGCGGTGGTCGAAAATTAACTGCGGCATGTCGTTTAGTAAAAACCATTCGGCGTGGTACTCGTGGCTGATTTGCTTTTCGTACTTGTGTATATCAATTAAAGCAAAGTAAGGTACGGCAATAGTTCTTTCCACGGGGTCGCGGTCCGGACCGCTAAATGCAGGTAACTGTTCCAAGTACACGTCTTCTAAACCGGTTAATTGTTTAAGTACCCGGTTAGCGGCTACTTCCAGGGTTTCTTCCGGTTGAATAAACCCGCCCATTAAACTCCACTTCTTTTTCTCCGGCGCAAAGCCCCGCTGAATCAATAATAATTTAAAATCGGTACCATCAAAACCGAATATAATACAGTCTACGGCGACCAATATTCGGGTTTGACCTATATACTTCATCATTTAGTTTAAAGAATAAGGAAGGATAAACCATTTATCTTCCAAGAAATATAAAATTTTAAAAATTTGCTACCTGGGCGCTACCAGATTTAAATAAAAGTAAATTCCGGATTAAACCTTGAACAGCAAGAGATATTTCTTCAATCGAACTTTCGTACAAGGCACTAAAAACTGTTTGCGACGAGTTCGTTTGTGAAGACACAAACGATGGCCGATGGCATTGGATTTCGTTTATGAAATCACAATCGATTGCACCAGCACTATAATCTAATCGCCCATGGGCAGTGTCTTCACTGCCCGCATTTGCCCATATCCTAAGTACCTGGTCAGAAATCTAATCTACTTGATTTAGGATTTAAAGAAATTATCACTTTAAAACGTTGGCTTCTAAGTGCTTTACACTAAAGTCTAACATCTAATATCTTGCTACTTGTGTCTCTTTATTTTAAAGAGAACCGGATATACGAACCATAAAGTTAAGCTCATGAAGGAGATTGTTTTAGGAACAGTATACGCCAGAAGAAAACTCTTTAGGGAGTATACCATTCCTGTAGAGCAAAACGGCAAAGCGGATCAATCAGAATCTTAAAAATTTTAAATTTTAATTAATCCGCTCCACCATTATTTACTGCTTCACCGAAAACTTATAAACCGTGGATGTTTTATAGGTTTGACCCGGCGCTAGTGTCGTGGAAGGGAAATTAGGTTGGTTCGGCGAATTAGGGAAATGCTGCGTTTCGAGGCAAAAGGCTGAGCGGTATTCGTCTTGTTTGCCGCCTTTAATTTGATTCTTACCTTCTAAAAAGTTACCACTGTAGAATTGAATACCAGGCTCTTGGGTAGATACTTCCATGTAAATACCGGTTTTATCGCCGAGTACGGCAGCCGCCGGTTTTAACGTAGCGCTTCTTTGGGTAGCTAATACGTAATTATGGTCGTAGCCTCCGCCAAATTTTATTTGCTGGTGTGTGTCGTTAATCCGGTCGCCAATGGCAGTAGCTTTTTTAAAGTCGAGCGGGGTGCCGGCTAGCGCTTCAATTTTACCCGTAGGAATTAAAGTAGAATCAACGGGTGTGTAGCGGTCGGCGTTAATTTGTAATTGGTGGCCCAGGATGGTACCACTGCCTGCGCCGTTTAAGTTAAAATATGAGTGATTGGTTAAGTTTACTACGGTTTTTTTATCGGTAGTAGCTTCGTAATCAATTTTCAATTCATTCGCGCTGCTGAGGGTGTACGTTACTTTAGAAGTTAAAGTACCCGGATAGCCTTCTTCCCCATCTTTAGATACATAGGTTAATACCAAAGTGCTATCGTTGCTTTGATTACCATCCCAGATAACCCGCGAAAAACCTACTTTACCGCCGTGTAAATGGTTCGGGCCGTTATTGGTAGCGAGGGTATACGTTTTACCATCGAGGGTAAATTTACCTTTGGCAATCCGGTTGCCGTAACGACCAATTAAGGCGCCAAAATACGTATCTCCTCCTTCGGTAAAAGGCTTTAATTTATCGAAACCCACAATTACATCGGTCATTTTGCCGGATTTGTCCGGAACCAGCAAGCTTATCAAACGTCCTCCGTAATTGGTAATAGCTGCCTGCACGTTATTTTTGTTTTTTAGCACGTACAAGTCCGTTTTCTGGTCGGAAAAAACATTCTGAAAATCAGATTTTGTGGGCAAACTTACTTCCGGCGACGAAGCTGTGGCCGTAGAATCGGCGGCCTGGCTGCTATCAGATTCGGCATTTTGATTTTTGCTGCCGCTGTTACAGGCGCCCAAGGACAATAAAAAAATTCCCAGAATAGAGAAAGGTAATTTCAGTCGAAGGTTCATTTTTTAGTTTTACGTATGTAAGTGGAAGGTTTAAAGTATAGCTTTTATTTTTAATAATTTACTAATCGGTTCTAAAAGTAGTAATTAAATCTATTTGCCCGAGGTATTTACTAAAACTAAATGCCAGCATTATAACATCGTCTGCTTAGGTTATTAATTTCTAATTTTAAATAATTTTAAAAAATTATAGCCCCTTAATACCTAGATTATTATTGATCTAAATACGAAGGGGCTACATTTTTAAGAAGTTAGTAATTGGTTAGAAGAACTAACTACTTTACTTCCAACACAACTACCGAAAACGGCGGCACTTTTACGGTTAATTTACCGGCATTTAACTTGGCATCTTTAAAGGCGGCTGGCTGAATTTTTTTAGGATTTTCGAAAGAGTTATAATCCTGCAATTTTCCGGAAGCTAATATTCTACCTGTTACGCCACCATTTTTTGTACCAGGCAAATCAATGCTTACTTCCTGGGTATTTTTACTATCAATATTTGTCAGCGAGATATGAGTCAAGCCCTTAGCATCGCGGGAAGCCGAAGCTGAAACCGCCGGCAATTTTTTATCTCCCATTACATAATCTTTACTTTTAACTTCTAATGGTAGTAAAGTGGCATCCTGGTGCACATTGTACATTTCCATCACGTGGTAGGTAGGCGTCAGTATCATTTTTTCGTCTTTCGTCAGAATAACGGCCTGCAACACGTTTATAGCCTGAGCAAGGTTTGCCATCCGAACGCGGTCGCTGTGATTATTGAAAATATTTAAAGTCATCCCGGCAATCATGGCATCGCGCATGGTGTTTTGTTGATATAAAAATCCAGGGTTAGTACCCGGCTCAACTTCGTACCAGCCGCCCCATTCATCTACCACCAAAGCTATTTTTTTCTGCGGGTCATACTTATCCATAATAGCAGAATGTTTGGTTACCAGTTCTTCCATTTGCCAGGCCCGCTGCATGGTGGTAAAATATTGCTGCTCATTAAAATCGGTAGAAGGCCCTTTTTTATTCCAGTCAATTACCGAATAATGGTGCAAAGCTACGCCTTCCAATAAACTACCCGGAATGTTTTTCATTAAGGTTTCGGTCCAGTTATAATCAGCCGAATTAGCGCCGGAGGCAATCCGGAATAAGTCGCCGGATTTGTTCCAGTCCGTAATAAAAGTAGCGTATTTGCGGTATTCGTTGGCGTAATAATCAGCGGTCATGTTACCGCCGCAACCCCAGGCTTCGTTACCAACGCCCCAGTATTTAACTTTCCAAGGTTTTTCGCGGCCGTTTTCGCGGCGCTGCTTCGACATGGGACTTTCGCCATCAAAATTGGTGTATTGTACCCAATCGGCCAGTTCTTGCACCGTGCCGCTGCCAATGTTACCGGCCAGGTAAGGTTCGGTGCCGATTAACTCGCACATATTTAAAAAATCGTGGGTACCAAAACTGTTATTTTCGGTTACGCCACCCCACCAGGTATTTACAATGGTCGGGCGTTTATCTTTGGGTCCAATGCCGTCTTTCCAATGGTAAGTATCGGCAAAACAACCACCGGGCCAGCGTAAATTCGGAATTTTTAAATTTTTTAGCGCCGTTACTACGTCGTTACGAACGCCATTGGTATTGGGTATTTTGGAGTTCTCGCCTACATAAAAACCACCGTAAATACAGGCGCCTAAATGTTCGGCAAAATGGCCGTAAATGTGTTTGCTGATTTTTACTTCGGCCTTGCCAGTTCCGGCCGGATTAATTTTAATGGTATTCTGCGCAAACGAAGAAAAACCACTTACCAGAAAAAGCAAACTTAATTTTAATTTGTTCATTATAAAGGTTGTATAAATTTAACTTATTTTCTTCTTGCCTTACTTAACCAATAGCCTAGTGCGTATTTGGTGAAGGAAAATTGTATTTTAAAAACGTCTCTAAAATTAGGAGCAACTATTAGTACCCTATTATTAATTTAAAAAAATCAACTAACCCATAAACTTTTTAGCGTTACTAACTCACCTAAAAAGGTAAAGGAAATAGTAAAGCAGGTATTTAAGTGTTAAAAATACATTTATCATTAAAGTTTCAAATGTAAGTTATGCCGGGGAAGTTTGCAATACTTTTGGTTTAAGCAGCTACTAACTTTCAAATACCTTTACAATACACAGTATAATTGATATAATACTTTAATAAATGATAGCTTCTGTTGCTATAATTTCAAATATCAGGGTTAAAAAATAGAAGCTTTACACTTTAAGTATTTGTAATATCACTCCCGGTAATTAATCAAAATTTTAAAATTTAAAAAATTGCTCCAGAACAAGCAGCCATAAAAAATAAAAAAATAGGTTATTACAATTTAAGCAGCTACCTGCAGGCTTATTTTTAAATTTTTTGACTTAGAAGCTGTTTCGCCTATTTAATTTAGAATACCGATTTCTCATTTTTTAATTTTCTATATTTTAAAAACTCCGAACCTGGTTATGCAAAGAAGAGCTTTCGTGAAATCGCTGGCAATGGGAACTGCCAGTATAACACTGGCGCCAAAATTATTAGCTACTCCCCTGCCCAAAGCCATTGGCGTGCAGCTATGGAATATCCGGGAATACTTAAAAAAAGATTTAATCGGCTCTTTAACTAAACTCGCCAAAATAGGTTATAACCAATTAGAGTTATTTGGCTACGATGGCACTTACTGGGGTAAAACCCCAAAGGAATTCAGTAAAATATGCACGGATTTGGGCTTTACCATTATTAGTGCACACTTTGAAACCGGCCGTATTGATAAAGCCAAAGGCACTTTATGGTACGGTTGGGATAAAGCCGTAGAAGATACTGCCTTGATGAATATACCCTATATGGTGTGCGCCTGGCTGTTTAAAGAAGAACGCACCAGCCTGGACCTTTATAAAGCCTTAGCCGATAAATTAAACACCGCGGGTGAAACTTGCCAAAAAGTTAAAATCCAATTAGGTTATCATAGCCACAATTTCGAGTTTCCGCCGATAGACGGCATTGTTCCCTACGACCTTTTGCTGGAACGAACCGATAAAGATTTATTAAAAATGGAAGCCGACCTTTTCTGGATAACCAAAGCCGGAGTAGATCCGGTAGCATATTTTAAAAAACACCCCGGCCGTTTTCCGTTATGGCACGTGAAAGATATGGAAAAAGGCTCGGAGCAATTTGCCGAAGTAGGCCATGGCATTATCAATTTTGATCGCCTGTTTGCCGCGCGGGAAATAGCCGGCTTAAAGCATTGGTTTGTAGAACAAGACCAAACCAGCCGGGAGCCTTTCGAAAGTTTAACTATGAGCCGCGATTATATTTTAAAGAAGAATTTTTAAAATTTTAAAAATTAAAAAAACAGAAATTTAGTTGCTTAATAACAGTTTAAAGGTGCCGTTTTCGTAAACAACCTTGGTTTGTGCTCGAAAATAAATTAAACCTGTCTGTTAATAATAGTTGCTTTCTTCTTCATCATACAAATCTATATCCAGTTCATCTTCTTCCAGCACCAGGTTTAAATACAAGTAAGTAAAGGTGCCGCACAGGGCCAAAGCAGCAATTATAAGCGCCGTCGATTTTTTCATAGTCGTAGTTTTAAAAAGTTAAAATATACTTTAAAAAGTTAGGTTCTGCAATCTTATTATAATTACGCATACATGCTACTTTTTTAACAGCTTCATTTAGGGACGTCTGCTGGTTACGGCCTGGGTGTCAGAATTCTTATTTCAATTTAGTTTAATTTCTGCCCTTCCCATTAAAAAACCAATTACTGTAGACCCGCCCCTTCAAAATACAATATTACCCTGATTCGCACGGCTACATTCCCGCACCAAAAGATATATTCCTATACTAAAAACCTTACCTAAAATTGCCCCACAACATCAATTAAATACAAAGCACTGCTTCATGCTTCATTTTAAAATACAGTTATAATCTAAGTTATAAATATAACTTTTACAGGAACAGTAAAAATTTTTAGATATACCTTTAGCTACCTAAACTTAATTAATCAAATTATACTTTACTTTGTATCATCAATATAAACGGAAGCAAAAAAGGCTTTATATTGATAAAAACAACAGTAATTAAGATAGTTGCTAACAATTAACTAAAAATTTAACAAGAACAGTGCTAAACGGAATAACTTTAAAAGCCACACTATCACAGAGCTTAAATTATAAATTAATCACTTTCAACTATCGCCTTTTACTTTAATAATCTTGAACTTTTTAACTGATTTACTCTCTAAAGTTCAATAAGCCAGCAAAACTTACCAGGTTTATCCTAAAAAATTAAAATAATACAATAAGTACACTAGTACAAACCCAATACAAACTACGCTTTAAAGTCCTTATAAATTTTAATATGAAAAAAATCTTTACCCGCGCATCCCTGATTATATTAGCAAGCTTTCATTTTGCCAATACTGGCTTCGCTCAAGATGGTTTATCTAAAGTTTGGGATAAAACCTACGGGGGAAGCAAAGCGGATATTTTGCAAATTCATTTACCAACTAAAGACGGTGGATTTATTTTGGGCGGCACCTCTGATTCGCCGGTTAGCGGCAACAAATCGGTAGATGTTAAAGGAAAACAAGATTTCTGGATTATAAAACTGGATGCCGCCGGCAACAAACAATGGGATAAAACCTTAGGTGGCAGCGGTTCTGATTATTTACAAGCCATTCAGCAAACCAATGATGGCGGTTATATTTTAGGCGGAAGCTCTGATTCGCCAGTAAGCGGCGACAGAACTGCCGCCGCCGCTGGCAAACAAGATTTTTGGGTGGTAAAATTAGATGCTACTGGCAATAAAACCTGGGATAAGGCTTACGGCGGTAATTCTAACGATTATTTAAAATCAGTGGTACAAACCAAAGAAGGCGGTTATATCTTAGGTGGTATCTCAGAATCTCCGGTTAGTGGTAAAACCGGATTTAATAAAACTGCCGCTTCTAAAGGCGAACACGATTACTGGTTAGTTAAAATAGATGTAAACGGCGCTAAAACCTGGGATAAAACCATTGGTGGCAGCAGCTTTGATTATTTACAAACCGTACAACAAACTACTGATGGCGGCTACATTTTAGGCGGTCATTCTTTCTCGCCGGCTGGTGGCAATAAATCAGCTGCATCTAAAGGTTACGGCGATTTCTGGATAGTAAAAACCGACGCTGCCGGCAATGTACAATGGGATAAAACCTTAGGCGGAAATTTAGACGAGATTTTTACCTCGATGGTACTTACCAATGATGGTGGCTACTTGGCAGGAGGCGTTTCTAAATCAGCGGTTGGCGGCGATAAATCAGCTGCTTCTAAAGGCTTCGGCGATTACTGGATTGTTAAATTAGATGCGGCCGGCGCTAAAAAATGGGATAAAACGATTGGCGGTACAAACAACGACTACTTACAAAGTGTAATCTCTACTGTTGATGGCGGTTATTTGTTAGGCGGAACCTCTAGCTCCCCGATCAGCGGCGATAAAACTACCGATACCAACGGGAATGCCGATTATTGGATTGTTAAAGTAGATGCCAATGGCGCTAAAAAATGGGACAAAACTTTCGGGGGCGCTGGCTACGATAACCTGCAATCCATTCAACAAACAAGCACTGGCGCTTACATTTTAGCCGGCACCTCCAACTCTGCCACCGGCACCCAAAAATTGGCTGTTGCCAAAGGCGAAACTGATTTTTGGATTATAAATACTGCTGTAAACGGTACAGAACAACCACCGGTAGTAGAAAAACCAGTAGTAGACCAAAAAGTAGAAAGCTTTACCTTAGTAAACGCCGACACCGACCAAGATTTATTTACTTTAACGGATGGCACCACACTGAATCTGGCTACTTTGCCAACCCGCAACCTGAACATCCGGGCAAACACCTCCACCAACACCGTAGATAGCGTTTCTTTCCGTTTAAGCGGCGCCGAAAATAAAAACTACGCCGAAGCTACTGCTCCTTTTGTTTTATTTGGAACTGTAGGTAATGATTACAACGCCTGGACTCCAACCGTAGGTACGTATCAATTGCAAGGTAATATTTATTCTGCTGCCATGGACTCAGATACCGTTGGAACCTCTTTAACAATCGCCTTTACCGTAACAGACCAGACCGATTCAACTAAAACGCAAAATCCGGTGGTGAATCAAAACCCCGTAGCTAATGCCGGCACCGATATTACCATTACCCAGCCCACCAGCACCGTAGCGTTAAACGGTAGCGCTACCGATGTGAATGGCACCATTACGGGCTATACCTGGAGCCAGGTAAGCGGTCCTACTACGGCCAGCTTTAACAGTAAAACAATTGCGCAGCCAATTGTTGGTGGCTTAACCGCCGGAACCTACGTATTCAACCTGGTTGCTACTAACAACTTAAACCTAACCAGTGCCGGTGACCAAGTAACGGTAACCGTAAATACAGCTCCTTCTTTACCAGTTGCCAATGCCGGTGCCGATATTACTATTACGCTACCAACTAACTCCGTAACTTTGACCGGCAGCGCTACCGATGCAAAAGCTACCATCTCGGGTTATACCTGGAGCCAGGTAAGCGGCCCTTCTACGGCCAGCTTCAGCAGCAAAACTACAGCAAAACCAGTTGTTAGTAATTTAACCGCCGGAACTTATGTTTTCAGTTTAGTAGCTACTAACTCTCAAAAAGCAGTAAGTTTAGCCGACCAGGTAACAATTGTGGTAAACAACAAAGTAACTACTAATTCGCAACTGGTATTTACTTTAGTTAATGCCGATACAGATAAAGATATTTTAACCCTAAAGGATGGCGCTACTTTAAACTTAGCTACCCTGCCAACTAAAAACTTAAACATTCGGGTTAACGCCGACGCTGCTACAGTAAAAAGCATTAAATTAGCTTTAAGCGGCAAATGGACTGTAAACAAAACCGAAACAGCTCCTTACACCTTATTCGGTGACGAGAAAAAAAGTGATGGCAGCATTAACTACGGTGGTGTGGTATTCTCTTTAGGCGATTACACCTTAAAAGCTTCTCCATACTCCGGTACTAATGCCAGCGGTACAGCAGGAACTTCAGCTACCATTAAATTTAAAGTAATCAACCAGGCAGCCAGCAAAGTAGCATCTGCTAACGCCACTTTACAAACTGCTACCGCCGTAAGCCTGAGTAACTACCCGAACCCGTTCCAAGGTCAAACTACCATCCAGTTTACCTCTGCGCAATCGCAAGACTACAAATTAGAAGTATATGATTTGAGCGGT
The sequence above is a segment of the Adhaeribacter swui genome. Coding sequences within it:
- a CDS encoding PKD domain-containing protein, translating into MKKIFTRASLIILASFHFANTGFAQDGLSKVWDKTYGGSKADILQIHLPTKDGGFILGGTSDSPVSGNKSVDVKGKQDFWIIKLDAAGNKQWDKTLGGSGSDYLQAIQQTNDGGYILGGSSDSPVSGDRTAAAAGKQDFWVVKLDATGNKTWDKAYGGNSNDYLKSVVQTKEGGYILGGISESPVSGKTGFNKTAASKGEHDYWLVKIDVNGAKTWDKTIGGSSFDYLQTVQQTTDGGYILGGHSFSPAGGNKSAASKGYGDFWIVKTDAAGNVQWDKTLGGNLDEIFTSMVLTNDGGYLAGGVSKSAVGGDKSAASKGFGDYWIVKLDAAGAKKWDKTIGGTNNDYLQSVISTVDGGYLLGGTSSSPISGDKTTDTNGNADYWIVKVDANGAKKWDKTFGGAGYDNLQSIQQTSTGAYILAGTSNSATGTQKLAVAKGETDFWIINTAVNGTEQPPVVEKPVVDQKVESFTLVNADTDQDLFTLTDGTTLNLATLPTRNLNIRANTSTNTVDSVSFRLSGAENKNYAEATAPFVLFGTVGNDYNAWTPTVGTYQLQGNIYSAAMDSDTVGTSLTIAFTVTDQTDSTKTQNPVVNQNPVANAGTDITITQPTSTVALNGSATDVNGTITGYTWSQVSGPTTASFNSKTIAQPIVGGLTAGTYVFNLVATNNLNLTSAGDQVTVTVNTAPSLPVANAGADITITLPTNSVTLTGSATDAKATISGYTWSQVSGPSTASFSSKTTAKPVVSNLTAGTYVFSLVATNSQKAVSLADQVTIVVNNKVTTNSQLVFTLVNADTDKDILTLKDGATLNLATLPTKNLNIRVNADAATVKSIKLALSGKWTVNKTETAPYTLFGDEKKSDGSINYGGVVFSLGDYTLKASPYSGTNASGTAGTSATIKFKVINQAASKVASANATLQTATAVSLSNYPNPFQGQTTIQFTSAQSQDYKLEVYDLSGNLVKTLKTAKAVAGENVQVTWNASQNKEGIYIIRLTTKNDVQHLRVILGK